The window TTGTATTAAGCACGATACCGTTACCCGTCAGGTTTTTGAGTTCCATGAGCAGGCTGTGAAAAATGGTGTCCTGTTTCTTGATAATCTGAGGACGGCATGTGCCGTCCACGTTTATCACCCCCCGTACAAGGGGCTTCTTATCTTCCCGAACCATATAGGCCATTGTCATGAACTCATTTGGGCGCCCATCATAGTCTTCCAAGATTTCTTCCGCATCCTCCTCAAGCATGGCAGGACAGAAGGGCTGGTACCAGACCCGTTTCTTGAGCTTCAAGTTAAGGGCATCTTTGACGTCGGTGGAGTCGGGCCGCGCAAGGATGGATCGCGCCCCTAAGGTCCTGGGACCCAGTTCCATACGCCCCTGAAACCATAGAACGATCTCGCCAGCGGCGATTAGCCGGGCAACTTCTCTAACAATATCAGTAGATTTTCTGTAAGAAAGCCCGTTTTGTCTAAGGGTATGCTCTATCTCCACATCATCGTATTCCGGGCCGAGAGAAAGGTGATTCAGGAGGACCCGATTTGTGCTGTTCAACCGGAAATTTGCCACCAATGCGGCTCCCAGCGCTAAACCCCCATCGCCCATATGCGGGAAAATGAAGCACCGTTTTACTTGAGGCAAGGTCCTCAGACGCCGGTTTACCTTCACGTTTGAAAATACCCCTCCGGAAAGGCAGATGTGCTCTTGCCCAGTAATAGCGATGGCGTTCTGCACCAATTGCATGCACTTGACCTCCAGGGTGCGCTGAGCCATATAGGCAAACTGCTCCGACGGATAACGCCAGAGGATCTTTCTCAGCGCCTCGTACATTCCCAGTGAGGAATGGCGGCAGTGCACTGACATGCCTTCCACAGCGATTAGATTGAGCAAAGGATTTTCAGCGTCGGCTATTGGATGTGCATAGTTGGCGAGTGCCATCACCTTTCCCTCATCCTCCAACTCCCGCATATTCAACAAATTAGTCACATGTTCAAAAAAGATGCCGAGGGAGTGACGAGCTGAGAGGGAGGCCATTTTTTCAAGCCGCCCATTTTCAAAACGATACACAGAGCCTGACAAGCCATCTCCCACACCGTCAAGAGTGAGAACCAGAGATTGCGAAAATCCGCTGCAAAATGCCGCTGCCGCAGCGTGGGCGTGATGGTGGTCCACCAGATGCAACCTAAACTGTTTAAATCCAATACTTTTAAGGCGTTTCTGAAGTGTACTGGAACTGATCCAGTTCGTGGGGAGGGAGGGGCCATATTCTGTCAGTCGGTATTTCATTCTTTTCTTGAAGGGAGAGGTCCCGGCCGGGCCTTTCTTTCTTCTGCGGATAAGATAATATTCCTCCTTAAGCGAGGGAAAAACACGGGTTAGCGTTTTTGCAAAATCCGATGTGGAAATAGCGATCTCGGATAGTTGCGAGATCTCGGTCCCAGTATACTCGAGACAAGCCCGAATGGACATTTCGGGGAACGCGACTTCCAGCTTTCTTCGAGACAGTCGTTCCTCGTTAATGGCGAAAAGGATTTTATCGCCTTCGATCAAGGCCGCTCCTGAATCGTGGCCGTCCCATATGCCAAGTATTTTCATAGGGCTAAAAGCTGCTTTTCAAGATGAATTCGCCATCCATCGAACAAATTTGGCACCACCTTTAATGTTCTGAAGAATGCCAGCTGCTCGCAATAGTTTGGAAAAGCTGACGAAGCGGCTCGGTCTGAGGTAAAATTTGCGAAATCCCAATCTCCTGTAATAGTTTACTACCGAAGGGGGAGCTCCAGGCATGTTCATGATAGCGTTGTCCTGTCGAAAGTCATCAAAATTCCTATTTTCTATCCATCCTTGTTTTTCTGCAAGTTCGTAGAGCGATGATCCAGGGAAAGGCACAGCACAGTAGAACTGCGCTACATCCGGGTCCAGATCCAAAGCCAATTTAATTGTTTTTTCAAGCGTCTCCGCTGTTTCTCCAGGAAGTCCTAGGACAAAATGCGCTGCCACCTTTATCCGGGCATCCTTGGCGAACCTCACTGCTTCCCGACATTGATCAACTGTAGTATTTTTGCGGGCCTTGTCCAGAACCTTCTGATCCCCGGATTCAATACCATAGCTGATCATCCAGCATCCCGCCCGTTTCATTGTGTTGAGCAGACTTCCATCTACCGTATCCACCCTGCTGTTACATGTCCAGCCGACATGGAGTCTGCGCTTCAAAATGTGTTGGCAAAACTCAAGTACGTATTCGCGATCGGATGTGAATGTATCGGCCCACATGAAGAACTGTTTTATGTCGAAGGCACTCATTACATATTCGATCTCGGCTATAACCCTGGGCACTGTCTTCTTTCTGATCTTTCTACCGTAGTAGGTCTGGGCTGTGCAGAAATTACATTGATAGGGACAGCCCCGTAAGGGGGCGAGGATCAAAAATTTTTCCCCTGTCAGAGGCAGGCGATATGGATCCAAATTCAACAGATGCCAGGCTGGAAAGGGAAGATTGTCAAGGTTGTTGATAAAGGGACGTCTGTTATTATGGCACACATGCCCCCTTGTATCCCTGTAGCTGATTCCCATGACACCTTCTAACCCCTTGCCTTTCTCCAGTGCCTCTGCGAGGCCTTTCAGGGATTCCTCAGGCTCATTTCTAACAATGAAATCAAGGTGATGCGAATCATCCAGGCACTCGTCGGCAAGGGCGGTGACATGTGTTCCAAAAACGCCGGTCTTTACGCCGGAAGCAACTGCCTTGATTTCTCCTGCCAGGGCCAGATCGCTGTTAATCGACGGAGTCGCTGTGGCCCAGGCAACAAGATAATAATTGCCCTTTTTGATTCTCGCCAGAAGCTCTTTTAACCGGATCCCTTGAGCCGCACAATCCAGTATATCCACACAGTGACCAGACGCTTCAAGGATGGCCCCGGCAGAGGCCAAAGTTATGGGCGGCCACAGAGTGCTCCAGACACCCTGTTCCTGATTGCAGCGACCTTCTCTGATGAATGCCCGATTGTCGTAAGTAGGGGGGTTTAACAGGAGTATTTTCATCTTAGGACCTGCAAGATCGGTTAAAAGAACATATACTTAATCAGGCTGAAAACATATCTGAACCATACCCTCCTCAAGCTGATCTTAGAATAACCAGCCACCCGTTTGTGCTCATGCGAGGGGACCTCAGCCATTTGAAATCCATTTTTCAGGGTCTTGATGATCATTTCTTGTTCTATGGTGGTGATGTCTTCCTCAAGATTCAACTTTTTGATTACGTGGGTCTTTATGGCTCGGAATCCGTTTTG is drawn from Deltaproteobacteria bacterium and contains these coding sequences:
- a CDS encoding B12-binding domain-containing radical SAM protein is translated as MKILLLNPPTYDNRAFIREGRCNQEQGVWSTLWPPITLASAGAILEASGHCVDILDCAAQGIRLKELLARIKKGNYYLVAWATATPSINSDLALAGEIKAVASGVKTGVFGTHVTALADECLDDSHHLDFIVRNEPEESLKGLAEALEKGKGLEGVMGISYRDTRGHVCHNNRRPFINNLDNLPFPAWHLLNLDPYRLPLTGEKFLILAPLRGCPYQCNFCTAQTYYGRKIRKKTVPRVIAEIEYVMSAFDIKQFFMWADTFTSDREYVLEFCQHILKRRLHVGWTCNSRVDTVDGSLLNTMKRAGCWMISYGIESGDQKVLDKARKNTTVDQCREAVRFAKDARIKVAAHFVLGLPGETAETLEKTIKLALDLDPDVAQFYCAVPFPGSSLYELAEKQGWIENRNFDDFRQDNAIMNMPGAPPSVVNYYRRLGFRKFYLRPSRFVSFSKLLRAAGILQNIKGGAKFVRWMANSS